The nucleotide sequence TCCTGCTGGACACTGTCGGTCTGTACGGCCGACTTGCCCTGGGCCATGCCCAGCGCCGAAATGAACAGCACGCTGCCGGCACCGATACGGAACGCATCCACCGTAATGCCGAACACACTGAAAATCACCCGCCCGAACAGATACAGCAAGACGCTGGAGACCAGCGTCGCGATCGCCACTTTCCAGGCCAGGCGTCGCTGCTCCTTGCGCGAATAGCCACGGGTCAGGCCGATAAAACACGACAACACGAAGAAGGGGCTGTAGAGCACCAGCATCTTCAGATAAACGCTGAACAGCACATGGAGCATGGTCGGGGCTCAAGGCGGAGGAAGACGACGGGAGTCTATCAGGCGGTGTGACGTCTGTCGGCTCAGGACGTTTGCGCTGTGCGGTTCTGTTGTTCGCGCTGGGCCACCCAATGCTCGATCAGTTCGCGCAGTTGCGATAACTCCACCGGTTTGGCCATGTGACCGTCCATCCCGGCCTGACGGGCCCGCTCCTTGTGCTCGGCGAGGATGTGGGCCGTGAGCGCTACGATGGGCGTGCGGGTTCGCTGGTTGCCCACTTCCCAGGCGCGTAGCTGCTGGGTGGCGGAAAACCCGTCGAGGATCGGCATTTCGCAATCCATCAGGACCAGGTCGTAGCGCCGCTCCTTCATGGCCTTGAGGGCTTCCTCGCCGTTGCTGGCGGTGTCGGGCTGCAGGTTGAGTTTGCCAAGCATGCCGCGGATGACCTTGGTGGAAATGCTGTTGTCTTCGGCCACCAGGATGCGGAAATCGCTGGGGACTTTCACCGGGGCGGCCGGACCGGCATTCAGCGGTACGTTGGGGGCATGGCCTCTGTTGCGCTGGTTCAGTTCGTCCGCGAGGGTGGTCTTGAGGGTATAGCCGGCCACCGGTTTGGCGAGGATGCGCTTGACCCCGCTGTTGCGCGCCACGATCTTGCTCGGTGCGTTGCTGATGCCGGTGAGCATGATCAGCAGGATGTCGTGGTTCAGGCTCGGGTCTTCCTTGATCTTGGCCGCCAGTTGCATGCCGGTCATGCCGGGCATGTTCTGGTCCAGCAGCACCACGTCGAAATAATCCCGCAGGTGAGCCTTGGTGCGCAGCAGCGCCAGGGCTTCCTTGCCCGATGGCACCGCGCTGACATTCAAGCCCCAGGCGCTGCATTGCTGCACCAGCACCTTGCGGCAGGTTTCATTGTCGTCGACCACCAGCACCCGTGCGCCTTGCAACGGGCTGTCGAGATCGGAGGTGGGGTGCTCGAGGCGATCGGGGTCCAGCGGCAGGGTCAGCCACAAGGTGCTGCCCTGGTTGCTGCCGCTCTTGATGCCGAATTCGCCGTGCATCAGCATGATCAACTGGCGGGCGATGACCAGGCCCAGGTTACCGCCCAGGCGTGTGGCCGAGAGGAAATTCTTGCTGTGCAGTTCTGCGTGCATCAGCGTGTCGCGCTCTTCGGCGTCCATGGGCAGCCCGCTGTCCTGCACGGCGATGCGCAGGCGCGGTTCGCTGCTGCGCTCGTCGAGGGCCACGACGATCAGCACCTCGCCCTCATCGGTCTTCTTCAGGGCGTTTTCCAACAGGCTCAGCAGCGCCTGGCGCAGCCGTGTCGGATCACCGCTGATGACCCTTGGCACCTGGGGCTGGATGAAACTGATCAGTTCGACATTCTGCTGCTCGGCCTTGGCGCGGAAGATGCTCAGGCAATCCTCGATCAGCGCATTGAGATCGAATTGCACATCGTCTAGTTCGATCTGGCCGGATTCGAGGCGGGAAATGTCGAGGATCTCGTTGATCAGCGTCAGCAGCTCGTTGCCGGCACTGTGGATGGTCTGCACGTAGTCGCGCTGCTTGACCGACAGCGGCGTGCCCAGCAGCAGTTCGGTCATGCCCAGCACACCGTTCATCGGGGTACGGATCTCGTGGCTGATCTTGGCCAGGAATTCCGCCTTGGCATTGATCTCGGCATTGCTCGCCGCCAGGTCGCGGCTGATGCTGAAACGGCTCTCGTTGATGGAACGCTGGCGTTCACCCAGGGCGACGCTCATCAGCAGGCCGCTGATGCAGATGAACACCAGCAGCGTAACGATCAGGCCTTGGGGTGCGACCTCCGTGAGGCCTTGCAGGGCGGGAAGAATGATCAGCGTGCCCAGGTTGAAAACCACCATGGCCGCGACGAACAGCCGTGCCGGGCGGTAGCCCTTCTGCCAGTGCCAGGCGCTGACGAACAGCATGCTCAGGCCGGCCAGGGCCACGAGCGCATAGGTCATGATATTGAGCGGCAGTGTGTTGACGAACAACAGCAACAGGCTGCACAGCATGATGAGCACGATGTCCCCCAGCAGCAGCCGGTTCAGCGGGTGCGGTCCCAGGGGCGCAAAAAAACGATAGGCGAACATCAGGCCGCAAGGGGCGGTCAGCAGCAGGGCCAGGTAGGCACCCGGTGTCTGCACCGCCGGCCAGTCGGGCAGCCAGCCTCCCGCCAGGTTCAGCAACAGGGCCAGGCTCAGCATCAGCAGCCCCTCACACGCCGCCAACCACAGGCAACTGCGTGAGCGGGTGTAGGCGTAGCGCGTGAGGTTGTGCAGGATCAGCATGGCGATACAGCCGAACAGCAAGCCATAGATCAGGGTCTGGTTCTGATCCGCCGCCGCCATGATGGCCGGCTGCAGGGTGATGTACGGACGCAGTTCGTGCCGGGATGCCAGTCGCAGGTAGATGTCCAGCGGTTTATCGCTGCGGGGCAAGGCCAACATGAAATCGCTGCTGGGCACCGTATGTTCGCTACGGGGCAAGGCATTGCCAGTGATCTGTTGATCGACCAGGGCATCGCCGTCCAGCGCATAGAGATTCAGGCGCGACAGGTCGGGCGCAAAGATGCGCAGGATCTGTTCGTGTTTGTCGGGAGCCAGCCGGAAACGCAGCCACAGCGCGCCATCGGGCTCGGCGGCCTGGAGGCGGTCGAGGTCGATGGGACTGAATTGGTTGGTGTAGCGGGCAGAGCGGATGTCGCTCAGCTTCAGGTCGCCCTGTTCGTCGAGCAATACCGCCCAGCCACTGCCTGGCGCGGCCTGGGCCGGGAGCATGCAGAGCAGCGTCAGCAGGGTGACGGTAAAGCCTATGGCAATCCTGAGCCAGCGCACGGCGAAATCCCTTCGTAGGTTGATGCCAGATTATAACTATGCGCGGCGCCCGGACAGACAGGCAAGGGCCACGGAGCCCTGCCTGGCTGAAAGACCGGGTTATTCCAGATTTTCGCCACGCTCGCGGGCAATGGCACGATAGCCAATGTCCTTACGGTAGAAGCAGCCTTCCCAATCGATCTCGGCGGCAAGCGTGTAGGCCTGCTGCTGAGCGGCGTCGACACTGGCACCCATGGCGGTGGCGCAAAGCACGCGACCGCCGGCGGTGACGACCTGGCCGTCCTTCAACGCAGTCCCGGCATGGAAAACCTTGCCTTGCCGCTGGGCCGCGGCGTCCAGGCCACGAATCGCACTGCCCTTGGCATAGTCGCCCGGGTAACCGCCAGCCGCCAATACGACGCCGACGCTCGGACGTGGATCCCACTGGGCTTCGACCTTGTCCAGCGCCTGGGCCAGTGCGGCTTCGACCAGCAGCACCAGGCTCGATTGCAGGCGCAACATCACCGGCTGGGTCTCAGGATCGCCGAAACGGCAGTTGAATTCGATGACTTTTGGGTTACCAGCCTTGTCGATCATCAGGCCAGCATAGAGGAAACCCGTGTAAACGTTGCCTTCCTCGGCCATGCCACGCACGGTCGGCCAGATCACCTGGTCCATGACGCGCTGGTGCACCTGGGCGGTGACAACCGGAGCCGGGGAATAGGCACCCATGCCGCCGGTGTTCGGACCACTGTCGCCGTCGCCGACGCGCTTGTGGTCCTGGCTGGTGGCCATAGGCAAGACATTCTTGCCGTCCACCATGACGATGAAACTGGCTTCCTCGCCGTCGAGGAACTCTTCGATCACCACTCGGGAACCGGCATCACCGAAGGCATTGCCGGCGAGCATGTCGCGCACGGCGTCCTCGGCTTCGGCCAGGGTCATGGCCACGATCACGCCTTTGCCGGCGGCCAGGCCATCGGCCTTGATCACGATCGGAGCACCTTTCTCCCGCAGGTAGGCCAGGGCCGGCTCAATGTCGGTGAAATTCTGGTAGTCGGCGGTCGGAATCTTGTGCCGGGCCAGGAAATCCTTGGTGAAGGCTTTCGAGCCTTCCAACTGTGCGGCACCCGCGGTCGGACCGAAGCAGTCCAGGCCACGGGAGCGGAACAGATCGACCACGCCAGCGACCAGCGGCACTTCCGGACCGACGATGGTCAGCGAGACGTTCTGCTCGGCGAAATCGGCCAGTTGCTCCAGGGCCAGTACGTCGATGGCGACGTTCTCGCACTTGGCTTCGATGGCGGTACCGGCATTGCCCGGCGCCACGAACACCTTCTGTACGCGCGGGTCCTGGGCCACTTTCCAGGCCAGGGCATGTTCACGGCCGCCGCTGCCAATGATCAAAACATTCATTTCAAAAACCTCGGATGACGCTGATTGGGGCTGATCGTTCCCACGCTCTGCGTGGGAATGCCTCTACGGACGCTCTGCGTCCAGGAACGCGGAGCGTCCCGGGCTGCGTGCCCACGCAGAGCGTGGGCACGATCAATGGGTGTATCAGTGGCGGAAGTGGCGCATGCCGGTGAATACCATCGCAATGCCGGCTTCGTCGGCGGCTGCGATGACTTCTGCATCACGCATCGAACCACCCGGCTGGATCACCGCAGTGATACCGACCTTGGCCGCGTTGTCGATACCGTCGCGGAACGGGAAGAATGCATCGGAAGCCATGACGGCGCCCTGCACCTGCAGACCGGCGTGTTCAGCCTTGATCGCGGCGATGCGGGCCGAGTTCACGCGGCTCATCTGGCCGGCACCGACACCGATGGTCTGGCGGTTCTTGGCGTAGACAATGGCGTTGGACTTGACGTATTTGGCGACTTTCCAGGCGAAGATCAGGTCGTTGATTTCCTGCTCGCTCGGCGCGCGCTGGGTCACGACCTTCAGGTCGGCGCTGCCGATCATGCCGATGTCACGGCTCTGTACCAGCAGGCCGCCGTTGACGCGCTTGTAGTCCCAGGCCGGCGCACGGTCGGCCGACCATTGGCCGCAGGCCAGCAGGCGCACATTGGCCTTGGCGGCCACGATGGCGCGAGCTTCTTCGCTGACCGAAGGCGCGATAATCACTTCGACGAACTGACGCTCGACGATGGCTTTGGCGGTCTCGGCGTCCAGTTCACGGTTGAAGGCGATGATGCCGCCGAACGCCGACTCGGTGTCGGTGGCGTAGGCCAGTTCGTAGGCCTGGCGAATGCCGCCCTCGGCGTCCGGGCTCACGGCCACGCCGCACGGGTTGGCGTGCTTGACGATCACGCAGGCCGGCTTGACGAAGCTCTTCACGCACTCCAGCGCGGCGTCGGTGTCGGCCACGTTGTTGAACGACAGTTCCTTGCCTTGCAACTGGGTGGCGGTGGCGATGCCGACTTCGGCAGGCTTGGCTTCCACGTAGAACGCCGCGCTCTGGTGCGGGTTCTCGCCGTAGCGCATTTCCTGGGCCTTGATGAACTGGGTGTTGAAGGTGCGCGGGAATTCGCTGCGACCTTCCGTGCCCAGGGTCTCGGCGGCCTGGTTCACGGTGCCCATGTAGTTGGCGATCATGCCGTCGTAGGCGGCGGTGTGTTCGAAGGCCTTGAGCATCAGGTCGAAGCGCTGGGCGTAGGTCAGGCCACCGGCCTTGAGGTTCTCCAGCACACTGGTGTAGTCGCTGGCGTTGACCACGATGGCCACGTCCTTGTGGTTCTTGGCCGCCGAGCGGACCATGGTCGGGCCGCCGATGTCGATGTTCTCGATGGCGGTCGGCAGGTCGCAGCCCGGCTTGCTGATGGTGGCTTCGAACGGGTAGAGGTTGACCGCCACCAGGTCGATCGGCTTGATGCCGTGTTCGTTCATGATGGCGTCGTCGATACCGCGACGACCCAGGATCCCACCGTGGATTTTCGGATGCAGGGTCTTGACCCGGCCGTCCATCATTTCCGCAAAGCCGGTGTAGTCCGCGACTTCCACTGCGGCGACGCCGTTGTCCTGCAGCAGCTTGAAGGTCCCGCCAGTGGAAAGGATCTCGACGCCCAGCTGTTGCAGCTCGCGGGCGAATTCGAGGATCCCGGTCTTGTCGGAGACGCTGATCAGGGCGCGGCGGATCGGCAGGCGGGTGGTCTGGTCGGTCATTTCAATTTCCATCAAAAGCAAGGGAAGTCAGCAAAAAAGGCGACCGTTTTTTACGCGGGCGCCTTTCTGGTTTGATTGAATGCTTACAGCAGATCGTACTGCTTGAGTTTCTTGCGCAGGGTTCCGCGGTTCAGGCCCAGCATTTCGCTGGCCTTGGTCTGGTTGCCCTTGACGTAGTTCATCACGCTTTCGAGCAGGGGTGCCTCGACTTCGGAAAGCACCAGGTTGTACACATCCGTGACGGCAGCGCCCTCAAGGTGGGCGAAATAATTGTGCAGCGCCTTCTCGACGCTCCCGCGAAGGGTCTGACCCTCTTCGCTGGGCGTATTGAGGTGCTGTTTCAAATTCACATTGTCGCTCACGGGTGTTGTTCCACTCACTAAAGTCTCGGTCATCATCGTCATGCGGCCACCCCTTCGTCCCCTGTCAGGCTCTTGTAACGTTCAGCGAAGAAGGCCTGAACGTCGGCGCATTGTGCTTGCGTACCATCCAAACGATTGAAGCGGGCGCGAAACTCCCTGGCGCCCGGCAGGGTTGCGAGATACCAGCCCACATGCTTGCGCGCGATGCGTACGCCCATGACTTCTCCGTAGAAGGCATGCAGCGCGGCCAGATGCTCCAGCAGAATTCGTTCCACCTCGGACAATTGCGGCGCAGCGAGCTTTTCGCCGGTGCGCAGGAAATGTTCGATTTCACGGAAAATCCATGGCCGCCCCTGGGCAGCCCGGCCGATCAACAGGCCATCGGCACCGGTCGCGTCCAGCACGTACCGGGCCTTCTCGGGCGAGTCGACATCGCCGTTGGCAAACACCGGTATCGACACCGCCTGCTTGATCGCGGCGATGGTGTCGTACTCGGCTTCGCCGGTGTACAGGTCGGCACGGGTGCGGCCATGGACCGCCAACGCCGTGATTCCCGCCTGTTCGGCGATCTTCGCCACCGTCAGGCCGTTCTTGTTCTCCCGGTCCCAGCCGGTGCGGATCTTCAGGGTCACCGGCACATCGACTGCGGCGACGACCGCCTGCAGGATCTCGGTAACCAGGGCTTCATCCTTCAACAGCGCCGAGCCTGCAGCCTTGTTGCAGACCTTCTTGGCCGGACACCCCATGTTGATGTCGATGATCTGCGCCCCCAGCGCCACGTTGGCCCGGGCCGCGTCCGCCAGCATCTGGGCATCGCCACCGGCGATCTGCACCGAGCGGGGCTCGGGATCACCTTCGTGGATCATGCGCAGACGTGATTTGCGGGTGTTCCACAGGGTCATGTCGCTGGTGACCATTTCCGAAACCACGAGACCTGCGCCCAGCCGCTTGCACAACTGACGAAAGGGCTGATCGGTGACGCCCGCCATGGGGGCGAGAACCAGACCGTTCTGCAGTGTGTATGGGCCGATGCGTACCGCCGACATAGGACTTCCCTGAAGTGGGGCCGGATCATGAGACTTCGAAAAAGGGTTGGCATGATACCCGCTCTCGATGACCGGATAAAGATCGAATTGGATAAAATCTGAACAGCTATTTTGTTATCGCCAGCGGTTTGGTCCGGGTGGGGTGGGTCAGAAAGCTGCCGTCAATCGACTGGCCCCCGGCGGCTTCACTCGGGCGAGTGGAAGCTCAAACTGTAGTTCACCGCTTTGGGGCCTGGGTCGAGGATGTCCAGGGCGATGTGGATGGGCGTCTGGGGCGGCATTTCCCCCAGGCCCTCGAGGTCACCGCCCAGGTATTCGCCGGGCTTGAAACGACGGCTGGCGATCAGGTGCCCGTTGAGGTCGGCGAAGCGCAGTTCCAGCAGCGGAAAAGGCTGGGAGAAGGGCGCACGATTGTAGATGATCGCGTCCACCACCAGGGCGCCGCTGAAGTCCGGATGGCTGCGCACCACCAGGTTGCTGCTCTTGATCTTGGCGATGTCGACCTTGGACGGTACGTCGCAGCCGATGGTCGGACAGATCTGCAGGAACCACGGGCGGTACTGGTCCTGGCGGGCCAGTTCCTCGAAGTGGTAAGCGATGTACTGGCCGGCCAGCGCCGTGGCGGCCAGCAGGATCAGCAGACTCCATAGCAGGCGTCGACCCCAGGGCGAGCGGCGCTTGCGCCAATCCAGCTGCAGCGGGTCGTCGTCCAGGTCCTGGAGAGCTTCGGCGCGTATGCCGGGCTCATGGCGTTCGCGTTTCTTGCGGGGCTGCGTCGGCTCTTCGTCGATGTCGTCGATTGCATCGGTGGCGGACAGGCGTTCTAGGTGTTCGTCTGGCTCATCGTTCGGCGCCAGTTGCAGCGGGACATCAGGTTCATCGTCCGGCTCCAGAGGTTCAAGCGTCAGGGGCAAGGACAGGGATGGCTCGGTGCGCGGCGGCCGGACGGGCTCATGGGGGGCGAACGGTTCGATGGGGAGCTGGGGCATTGCCTGCGCGCGCTCGGCGGCGGACTCGCTGTACAGACTGTCGGACCAGGGCTCGTGGTCGCCGGAGAGGTGGTCCCGCTGTGCGCTCAGGTTATCTTCACGGCGTCGGCCGAAGGAGTCCGGCGCCCGTTTGTCACGCCGTTCCAGGCGAGCCAGTTCCTTGTCCAGATCATCGAGATCCAGCTCGGCGGCGGTCCACTGTTTCTGGCTGATCGCCCGTGGCTGCGTTTCAACGACGGCAGGCCGGGTGGGCGCTGCGGCGCTGGGAGCGGGCTCCCTGGCAGTTCGTTGTTCCAGCAATTGCCGTGCGGCATTGAACACTTGCAGGCACGAGCCGCAGCGAACCACCCCGCGGGCCACGCTCAATTGAGCATGGCTGACGCGAAAACTGGTGTGGCAATGCGGGCACTGGGTGACGAAGCTGTCAGTCATGCGGCAATCCGGTGAATACAGGCGGCCATTCTAGCGCCGACGTCCGGTGATGCGCACCCAGCCATCACGATTGGCGATCGGGTCCAGGTCAAAGTCGGCGGCATAAGCGGCGGCGACTTCCTCACCCTGTTCGGCCAGGATGCCCGACAGCGCCAGTCGCCCGCCCGGCTTGACCAGGCCCGACAGTTGCGGTGCCAGGGAAACCAGCGGTCCGGCGAGGATATTGGCCACCAGTACGTCGGCCTGGACCTGGGGCAGGTCCTGCGGCAGATAGAGCGGGAACAGTGCTTCGGCAATGTTGTTGCGCCCGGCGTTGTCACGGGACGCTTCCAGGGCCTGGACGTCGATGTCGGTGCCGACCGCTTCCCTGGCACCCAGCAGCAGTGCGGCGATGGCCAGGATGCCCGAACCGCAGCCGAAGTCGAGCACATCGCAGCCCTTCAGGTCCTGGCCGTCGAGCCATTCCAGGCACAGCGCGGTGGTCGGGTGGGTGCCGGTACCGAACGCCAGGCCCGGGTCCAGCAACAGGTTGACGGCGTCCGGTTCCGGCGCCGCGTGCCAGCTCGGTACGATCCACAGTCGCTGGCCGAAGCGCATCGGCTGGAAGTTGTCCATCCAGCTGCGTTCCCAGTCCTGGTCTTCGATCACTTCGCTGTGGTGTTCGGGCAGCGGGCTGCCGGTCAGCAGTTCCAGGTGGGCCAGCACGCTGGCCGCTTCGGTGCCACCTTCGAACAGGGCCAGCAGGTGGGTATGGGACCACAGCGGGGTGGTATTGAGTTCCGGCTCGAAGATCGGCTGGTCTTCGGCGTCCATGAAGGTGACCGATACGGCGCCTACTTCAAGAAACGCATCTTCGTAGGTTTCGGCTTGTTCCGGGCTGATGGCCAGACGTACTTGCAGCCAAGGCATGGCGGGCACCTTTGGAAATAAATCTACAGGAAGCAGCCCAAGGCTGCGAAAGCTGCGCAGTGTACGCCAGGTTGCCGTCAAAGTGGATAAGCCCGGTGGCCGTGCGGTTGATTCCGAGCACCGCTCACCAACGCCGTCCGGCGGGGTGTTTCGATATATATATGTATGACATGGAGGTGTTATCCGGCGGATAAGGTGAGGGTCCACACAACAGGGAGGAACGTGATGGACAACACCGCCGAAGGGCAAAGCAAGGTGAATGGCGCGGGGCCGGTATCTACCCCACAGACGGAAACCGCACAAGCCGTTCTGGAAAGACTGGCGCGCTGGAAGGCCATTATCGACACGCGATTGCAGGCTCAGATGAGCTTGCTGGAAGTGCTGGAAGAGTATCTGTTGGTCGAACTGCGTACCCGTTATCAGGAAGGCAATATCGATCCACACTTCATCGGCACCCTGCTGGACACGGTGCTGCAACGGATGATCGACGACAAGCCGTTGGTGCCTGACGAAGAACAGGACATCCCCGCCCGTTGGCCTGGCGGCGCCGATCTGGGGTTCGCGGCCGAACGTCGGGAGGTCATTGTCCAGGTGGTGGAATCCGTCGCCTGGGGCGGCATTCAGCACTATAAGGACTACCTGCGTCGTTATTGGCGCATGACCGCAGGCGACGTCTCCCTCGAGGGCGTGGTCCAGCAGAAACTGAATGAGCACATGACGGCCATCGACAGGATTTTTCAGCCTGAGCAACTGGCAGGGCTGGACGTCGATGAGCTGCGAGAACGCATCGAAACGCTCCAGGACGCCTGGCGTCGCATGGGGGAATTGACTGCACTGGCCACCGCGCAGGAGCGCCGGGATCTCGATGCGTTGGCACGTTTGCAGCTGCCTCATTGGCTGCGGGTGTTGGACGAGCCCGAGCGAGCGTCGCTGCAGGTGCTTCAGGAACGGACCTCGCAGGCGCAGGCACGGGTCGATGAATGGCTCGATGGCTTGGGCTCGCTACGAGCCTTCGCCCGACAACAGGCCAAGGCGTATGTCAGGCATGAGCTGGACATGGACGTCGAGCCGGACAGCGTTCGGGTGAGGCTGCGATGGAGAACGGTGGTTGACCAGCCCATACAACGTCACAGCCTGAGCGACTTGCTGGCGGCGGGCCCGGTAAGGTCGGATGCCGTGTCGGTACTGCTGGTGGAAAACGGCGCGATGCTGCGCAACCAGCCCCTTTCCTCAGCTTTTGTCGGCCAGTTGTTGGCGGACGTGGATGCGCCCGCCGGGTACTTGCAGGCGCTGACTGATCGATACGATCGGGCGGATCTGAAGCGTGCCATGTTCGATTGGCTCGCGGCCCGACTGCGGCAAAGCGCGTTCGTGGCGCGTTGCGCGGGGCATCTGAAGGCGGTCAATCATGACGCGCTCAAAGCCCTGTGGGAGGACGAGGAGGCTGACGGCTACGCCGGCCAGTTGCGTGTCACGGGTCTTGCGCTGCCAAATGGCTCGAGGTGTGCCGACCTGTTGCTGTTTTTCCGCGAGGACATGCAAGGTGACCTGTTGCTGTATGCCCCCGCCAAGCCGGATGGCCAGGAGTGGATCGAGCTGCCGTCGATGTGGGCCGTGAGCGTGGAAATAGGCGCATGGACCCGGAATGAGGCTGGGCGCGAGTACCTGTCGCAGCAACTGTCCCCCAATGATCGCGAGATGGCCCGGGAATACTTTGCCCGCGTGCTGGACAAGCCGGTTTCCTGGGATTCGGGCAAGGACCTCAGATCGGGGGCGATGGGGTTCAGGGCCTGCCTGGAAGACGCCGTGACCATGGGGCTGGCCAATAACCTGGCGCAGGTGCAGTTGGACGAGTCGCCTCGCTGGTACTCCGCCCTGCCGCTTGAGTCCCGTCGCAACA is from Pseudomonas sp. B21-056 and encodes:
- the dusB gene encoding tRNA dihydrouridine synthase DusB; translation: MSAVRIGPYTLQNGLVLAPMAGVTDQPFRQLCKRLGAGLVVSEMVTSDMTLWNTRKSRLRMIHEGDPEPRSVQIAGGDAQMLADAARANVALGAQIIDINMGCPAKKVCNKAAGSALLKDEALVTEILQAVVAAVDVPVTLKIRTGWDRENKNGLTVAKIAEQAGITALAVHGRTRADLYTGEAEYDTIAAIKQAVSIPVFANGDVDSPEKARYVLDATGADGLLIGRAAQGRPWIFREIEHFLRTGEKLAAPQLSEVERILLEHLAALHAFYGEVMGVRIARKHVGWYLATLPGAREFRARFNRLDGTQAQCADVQAFFAERYKSLTGDEGVAA
- a CDS encoding hybrid sensor histidine kinase/response regulator, translating into MRWLRIAIGFTVTLLTLLCMLPAQAAPGSGWAVLLDEQGDLKLSDIRSARYTNQFSPIDLDRLQAAEPDGALWLRFRLAPDKHEQILRIFAPDLSRLNLYALDGDALVDQQITGNALPRSEHTVPSSDFMLALPRSDKPLDIYLRLASRHELRPYITLQPAIMAAADQNQTLIYGLLFGCIAMLILHNLTRYAYTRSRSCLWLAACEGLLMLSLALLLNLAGGWLPDWPAVQTPGAYLALLLTAPCGLMFAYRFFAPLGPHPLNRLLLGDIVLIMLCSLLLLFVNTLPLNIMTYALVALAGLSMLFVSAWHWQKGYRPARLFVAAMVVFNLGTLIILPALQGLTEVAPQGLIVTLLVFICISGLLMSVALGERQRSINESRFSISRDLAASNAEINAKAEFLAKISHEIRTPMNGVLGMTELLLGTPLSVKQRDYVQTIHSAGNELLTLINEILDISRLESGQIELDDVQFDLNALIEDCLSIFRAKAEQQNVELISFIQPQVPRVISGDPTRLRQALLSLLENALKKTDEGEVLIVVALDERSSEPRLRIAVQDSGLPMDAEERDTLMHAELHSKNFLSATRLGGNLGLVIARQLIMLMHGEFGIKSGSNQGSTLWLTLPLDPDRLEHPTSDLDSPLQGARVLVVDDNETCRKVLVQQCSAWGLNVSAVPSGKEALALLRTKAHLRDYFDVVLLDQNMPGMTGMQLAAKIKEDPSLNHDILLIMLTGISNAPSKIVARNSGVKRILAKPVAGYTLKTTLADELNQRNRGHAPNVPLNAGPAAPVKVPSDFRILVAEDNSISTKVIRGMLGKLNLQPDTASNGEEALKAMKERRYDLVLMDCEMPILDGFSATQQLRAWEVGNQRTRTPIVALTAHILAEHKERARQAGMDGHMAKPVELSQLRELIEHWVAQREQQNRTAQTS
- the fis gene encoding DNA-binding transcriptional regulator Fis, giving the protein MTMMTETLVSGTTPVSDNVNLKQHLNTPSEEGQTLRGSVEKALHNYFAHLEGAAVTDVYNLVLSEVEAPLLESVMNYVKGNQTKASEMLGLNRGTLRKKLKQYDLL
- a CDS encoding MarC family protein — translated: MLHVLFSVYLKMLVLYSPFFVLSCFIGLTRGYSRKEQRRLAWKVAIATLVSSVLLYLFGRVIFSVFGITVDAFRIGAGSVLFISALGMAQGKSAVQTDSVQQDVTIVPLTIPLTVGPGTIGALLVMGVSQPHWDDKLMAIISIALASFTVGVVLYLSSRIERILGDQGLQIVSRLMGLFVCALAAQIIFTGVKGYLVP
- the prmA gene encoding 50S ribosomal protein L11 methyltransferase produces the protein MPWLQVRLAISPEQAETYEDAFLEVGAVSVTFMDAEDQPIFEPELNTTPLWSHTHLLALFEGGTEAASVLAHLELLTGSPLPEHHSEVIEDQDWERSWMDNFQPMRFGQRLWIVPSWHAAPEPDAVNLLLDPGLAFGTGTHPTTALCLEWLDGQDLKGCDVLDFGCGSGILAIAALLLGAREAVGTDIDVQALEASRDNAGRNNIAEALFPLYLPQDLPQVQADVLVANILAGPLVSLAPQLSGLVKPGGRLALSGILAEQGEEVAAAYAADFDLDPIANRDGWVRITGRRR
- a CDS encoding DUF3426 domain-containing protein; amino-acid sequence: MTDSFVTQCPHCHTSFRVSHAQLSVARGVVRCGSCLQVFNAARQLLEQRTAREPAPSAAAPTRPAVVETQPRAISQKQWTAAELDLDDLDKELARLERRDKRAPDSFGRRREDNLSAQRDHLSGDHEPWSDSLYSESAAERAQAMPQLPIEPFAPHEPVRPPRTEPSLSLPLTLEPLEPDDEPDVPLQLAPNDEPDEHLERLSATDAIDDIDEEPTQPRKKRERHEPGIRAEALQDLDDDPLQLDWRKRRSPWGRRLLWSLLILLAATALAGQYIAYHFEELARQDQYRPWFLQICPTIGCDVPSKVDIAKIKSSNLVVRSHPDFSGALVVDAIIYNRAPFSQPFPLLELRFADLNGHLIASRRFKPGEYLGGDLEGLGEMPPQTPIHIALDILDPGPKAVNYSLSFHSPE
- the purH gene encoding bifunctional phosphoribosylaminoimidazolecarboxamide formyltransferase/IMP cyclohydrolase, producing MTDQTTRLPIRRALISVSDKTGILEFARELQQLGVEILSTGGTFKLLQDNGVAAVEVADYTGFAEMMDGRVKTLHPKIHGGILGRRGIDDAIMNEHGIKPIDLVAVNLYPFEATISKPGCDLPTAIENIDIGGPTMVRSAAKNHKDVAIVVNASDYTSVLENLKAGGLTYAQRFDLMLKAFEHTAAYDGMIANYMGTVNQAAETLGTEGRSEFPRTFNTQFIKAQEMRYGENPHQSAAFYVEAKPAEVGIATATQLQGKELSFNNVADTDAALECVKSFVKPACVIVKHANPCGVAVSPDAEGGIRQAYELAYATDTESAFGGIIAFNRELDAETAKAIVERQFVEVIIAPSVSEEARAIVAAKANVRLLACGQWSADRAPAWDYKRVNGGLLVQSRDIGMIGSADLKVVTQRAPSEQEINDLIFAWKVAKYVKSNAIVYAKNRQTIGVGAGQMSRVNSARIAAIKAEHAGLQVQGAVMASDAFFPFRDGIDNAAKVGITAVIQPGGSMRDAEVIAAADEAGIAMVFTGMRHFRH
- the purD gene encoding phosphoribosylamine--glycine ligase — translated: MNVLIIGSGGREHALAWKVAQDPRVQKVFVAPGNAGTAIEAKCENVAIDVLALEQLADFAEQNVSLTIVGPEVPLVAGVVDLFRSRGLDCFGPTAGAAQLEGSKAFTKDFLARHKIPTADYQNFTDIEPALAYLREKGAPIVIKADGLAAGKGVIVAMTLAEAEDAVRDMLAGNAFGDAGSRVVIEEFLDGEEASFIVMVDGKNVLPMATSQDHKRVGDGDSGPNTGGMGAYSPAPVVTAQVHQRVMDQVIWPTVRGMAEEGNVYTGFLYAGLMIDKAGNPKVIEFNCRFGDPETQPVMLRLQSSLVLLVEAALAQALDKVEAQWDPRPSVGVVLAAGGYPGDYAKGSAIRGLDAAAQRQGKVFHAGTALKDGQVVTAGGRVLCATAMGASVDAAQQQAYTLAAEIDWEGCFYRKDIGYRAIARERGENLE